The nucleotide sequence ATTTCGCCCGCACGCGCCCTAATCGTCCCAAGGCAGAGCCAGCGTTCGATTTTGTTCAGGCGGCACATGAGGAAGGTGCCAATATCGTACAAGATTTCCACGAGAGTATGACGGTGCGCGGCGGTAAGCTCTACGCCATCATCGCCGATGTATGCGCCTTCGCCAACACCAACGGCGGCACGCTCTATATTGGTATGAGCCGTAACCCGCGACGGTCTGTCACCGGGGTTGCATCGGCTAAACAAGAGATAACGCGCCTGGAAAAAGAAATCAGTGATCGCATCAGCCCGCCGTTGAATTGCAGCATTGATACGAATAATTTCGGAGACAAGCAGATCATACGCGTACTGGTGCCGCGTGGTGAAGACCCTCCGTATGCGGTTGATGATAGTAAAATTTATCTGCGCGCCGAGTCTGAAACAGGTATGGCAGTGCGCGATGAAATTGTTGATATGGTGCTGCGGGGCCGGAGTGAACGCCCCGTCGGTGTTTCGAAGCCCACGGCCCCGGATATGCCCGAAAAAGACCTCGACCCCGAAGCGCCGCCGCGCACAGGCGTGGAAGTTGTTAGTGTTGAAGAACGCAAGGGGGTGCGCTATTACACCGTGCGCGATCTACGCAATGGTAATGTGGTTCAGAATGTAACCCGTAAATCGGCACGCAAACTCTGGCACTATGCAGTAACGAATTACGATAAAATTTCACCCGATATTTCCCAGGTCAAGATCAAATGGCACGGCGATATGGGTATGATTGCCCCGAAAAGTCGGACTGTGATCCGGTATGATCTGTTGCAGCGCGACAAGAGCGGCAATATACGCTACTATTTTGGCGTCACCGACGATGGCATCCACGGCAACTGGAAACAGGTGGTCGGTCTGGTCGAGGAATAAAGCGATGACTCTGCGCGTTGGTATTCTGACCGTTTCAGATCGTTCTGCGCGTGGTCAACGTCGGGATGCATCTGGCCCAGCCCTGAAAGAGAAAATTCTCTCGTTGGGATGGCTTGTCTCCGAGATGGGGGTAGTGCCAGATGATTTAGCCGCTATTCAGGTTGTTCTGGAAAAATGGGCCGACGGACTCGCTCTGGATGTGATCCTGACCACCGGGGGCACTGGTTTTTCCCCCAGGGATATCACCCCCGAAGCCACCCAAGCCGTCATCGAGCGTCCCGCGCCAGGGCTGGCAGAAGCCATGCGCGCAGCCAGTTTGCAGATCACACCCCATGCTATGCTCTCCCGGGGCGCAGCCGGAATCCGCGGGCGTACACTTATCGTCAACTTGCCGGGCAGCCCCAGGGCCGCACTCGAAAACCTGGCTGTTATCTTGCCGGTGCTGCCCCACGCTGTTCAACTCTTGCAGGAAGATTTGCAAGCCGAATCCGGCCATCAAATATAAAATAAGCGGGGCGGACATAACAAGTCCACACCACTTCTCAGAACAGAATCACAACAGCCCTCAGAAAAATCCGGGGGCTGTTGCTTTAGTAGGAGGAGATTATCGAAATGCCTACAAATTGACTTCAGGTAGTTGTTCCAGCGCCGCCTGGATGG is from Chloroflexota bacterium and encodes:
- a CDS encoding PHP domain-containing protein; the protein is MDLHLHTPASSDYQQPDTTYLDILQKAEARGLDMIAFTDHNTVAGYRRMVEEIQQLEMLQRLNRLLPEEEARLTEYNRLLKRIAVLPGFEFTATFGFHILGIFPPEKPIREIEHILLDLSIPSDQIDEGSVTVGASADVLMAYQKINAAGGLAIAAHANSNNGVAMRGFRFGGQTKIAYTQDVNLHALEVTDLDRKGGHSTAAFFSGRKPEYPRRMHCIQGSDAHRLEADSSRHKNLGVGDRATDVRLSEFSFEALKDLMLGNDFARTRPNRPKAEPAFDFVQAAHEEGANIVQDFHESMTVRGGKLYAIIADVCAFANTNGGTLYIGMSRNPRRSVTGVASAKQEITRLEKEISDRISPPLNCSIDTNNFGDKQIIRVLVPRGEDPPYAVDDSKIYLRAESETGMAVRDEIVDMVLRGRSERPVGVSKPTAPDMPEKDLDPEAPPRTGVEVVSVEERKGVRYYTVRDLRNGNVVQNVTRKSARKLWHYAVTNYDKISPDISQVKIKWHGDMGMIAPKSRTVIRYDLLQRDKSGNIRYYFGVTDDGIHGNWKQVVGLVEE
- a CDS encoding MogA/MoaB family molybdenum cofactor biosynthesis protein, coding for MTLRVGILTVSDRSARGQRRDASGPALKEKILSLGWLVSEMGVVPDDLAAIQVVLEKWADGLALDVILTTGGTGFSPRDITPEATQAVIERPAPGLAEAMRAASLQITPHAMLSRGAAGIRGRTLIVNLPGSPRAALENLAVILPVLPHAVQLLQEDLQAESGHQI